A stretch of Plasmodium chabaudi chabaudi strain AS genome assembly, chromosome: 14 DNA encodes these proteins:
- a CDS encoding elongation factor G, putative, which translates to MMTRHCVFLLRKNLYRAKKAIPSQAVLFMNSSCNFSSICIDNLRNIGISAHIDAGKTTLTERILYYTGKIKSIHEVRGTDGVGATMDSMDLEREKGITIQSAATHCVWNVNNNKYDINIIDTPGHVDFTIEVERSLRVLDAAVLVICGVSGVQSQTLTVNRQMDRYHIPRILFINKLDRDGANIERTLETIEKKLNLNTILLQIPIGIEQKLKGVYDLVNKKGYLFKGKSGVDVEEIPSDQDVLNIDPSFPINLVELLRNRIFEKLADADDEFAEIYLNNDVNDIKIDDIHKTIRKCTILNKIAPICLGSAKSNIGVQLLLDNVCNFLPSPREVKNYGYVYDGQNVAETDIVNNNMDTDVENREANDNFIQSNKNKREVQLLCDSSAPMVGFLFKIQEDSMHGQMSYFRIYQGKIRKKDMITNMITHKKEVVKKIMKMHSNTAQEINDAHAGDIIAINGITGSTGTTYTNGITNNLHLLNIYVPKPVISVAVEILKKGDMTKLTKALNKFTKEDPTFYVKTDEQTKETIFEGIGELQLEIYKERLKREFNINVNLKNPKINFKETITKPYECSYTYKKQKGGAGLYAHVHAIFETVSDNYNDTPHCQFVNEVIGNDLPKNFIQSIEKAFKEQIEKGYLNQSEIINMKMRLISGKIHEVDSNDLAFKKATINLIKENYQNFCPVLLEPIMLVEIISNYEHQSNILTSITKRKGLVTNIVNNMNIIYVYADIPLKHMFNYINEIRAITQGQGTYTMEFSRYEQVSKNDLDDILKQANKK; encoded by the coding sequence atgatgactCGGCATTGTGTTTTTCTTCTGagaaaaaatttgtatagGGCAAAGAAAGCAATTCCTTCTCAAGcagtattatttatgaacaGTTCATGtaatttttcttcaatATGTATTGATAATTTACGAAATATCGGAATAAGTGCACATATTGATGCAGGTAAAACAACCTTAACAGAAaggatattatattatacaggtaaaataaaaagtatacaTGAAGTTAGAGGTACTGATGGGGTTGGAGCAACTATGGATTCAATGGATTTAGAAAGAGAAAAAGGAATTACTATTCAATCAGCAGCAACACATTGTGTATGgaatgtaaataataataaatatgatataaatataattgataCGCCTGGGCATGTAGATTTTACTATTGAAGTAGAAAGATCATTACGAGTTTTAGATGCAGCTGTTTTAGTTATATGTGGTGTATCAGGGGTTCAAAGTCAAACCTTAACTGTTAATAGACAAATGGATAGATATCATATACCCAGAATATtgttcataaataaattagatAGAGATGGTGCTAACATTGAAAGAACATTAGAAACAATcgagaaaaaattaaatttaaatacaattttattgcAAATACCAATTGGGATAGAACAAAAATTGAAAGGGGTTTATGAtcttgttaataaaaaaggttatttatttaaaggGAAAAGTGGTGTAGATGTAGAAGAAATTCCGAGTGATCAGGATGTTCTAAATATTGATCCATCATTTCCTATAAATTTAGTTGAACTTCTTAGGAATCGGATTTTTGAAAAACTTGCAGATGCAGATGATGAATTTgcagaaatatatttaaacaatGATGTAAATGACATTAAAATTGATGATATTCATAAGACTATACGTAAGTGCACTAttctaaataaaatagcaCCGATATGTTTAGGTAGTGCAAAAAGTAACATCGGGGTACAATTACTTCTTGATAATGTATGCAACTTTTTACCATCTCCTCGAGAAGTTAAGAATTATGGATATGTTTATGATGGTCAAAATGTTGCAGAGACAGATATCGTTAATAACAACATGGATACTGATGTTGAAAATAGAGAAGCgaatgataattttattcaatcaaacaaaaataaaagagaaGTGCAACTTCTTTGTGATAGTTCAGCACCGATGGTtggatttttatttaaaattcaAGAAGATTCAATGCATGGACAGATGAGTTATTTTCGTATATACCAAGGGAAAATACGAAAAAAGGATATGATAACAAATATGATAACACATAAAAAAGaagttgtaaaaaaaataatgaaaatgcaTTCAAATACTGCACAAGAAATTAATGATGCACATGCAGGAGATATAATTGCTATAAATGGAATTACAGGATCAACTGGTACGACATATACTAATGGTATTACCAACAAtcttcatttattaaatatatatgtccCTAAGCCTGTTATATCAGTTGCAgttgaaatattaaaaaaaggtgATATGACAAAATTGACTAAGgctttaaataaatttacaaaGGAAGATCCAAcattttatgtaaaaacCGATGAACAAACAAAGGAAACAATTTTTGAAGGTATAGGAGAATTACAActagaaatatataaagaaagaTTAAAACGtgaatttaatattaatgtaAATCTAAAAAATcctaaaataaattttaaagaaaCAATAACAAAACCATATGAATGttcatatacatataaaaaacaaaaaggtGGTGCAGGTTTATATGCACATGTACATGCAATTTTTGAAACAGTATCagataattataatgacACACCACATTGTCAATTTGTAAATGAAGTTATAGGAAATGATTTAcctaaaaattttatacaatCTATTGAAAAGGCATTTAAAGAACAAATAGAAAAAGGGTACTTAAATCAATcagaaattataaatatgaaaatgcGATTAATAAGTGGAAAAATTCATGAAGTAGATAGTAATGATTTagcatttaaaaaagctactataaatttaataaaagaaaattatcaaaactTTTGTCCTGTACTTTTAGAACCTATTATGCTTGTAGAAATTATTTCAAACTATGAGCATCAAAGTAATATTTTAACTAGTATAACAAAAAGAAAGGGACTAGTAACAAACATTGTAaacaatatgaatataatatatgtatatgcagATATACCTCTAAAGCACatgtttaattatataaatgaaattagGGCAATTACACAAGGTCAAGGAACATATACCATGGAATTCTCAAGGTATGAACAAGTAAGCAAAAATGACCTCGACGATATATTGAAGCAagcaaacaaaaaatga
- a CDS encoding dolichyl-diphosphooligosaccharide--protein glycosyltransferase subunit OST4, putative: MDFELYLISNILGIFILVLIFIFHYLFYGSD; the protein is encoded by the exons ATGGATTTTGAACTGTATTTAATCTCAAACATTTTAG gtatatttatcttagttttaatatttatttttcattacttATTTTATGGATCTGATTAA